Proteins from a single region of Kwoniella dendrophila CBS 6074 chromosome 4, complete sequence:
- a CDS encoding pre-mRNA-splicing factor SLU7, which yields MSTSTALQGGKMSREEFRRQKDLEAARKAGTAPAAVDEEGNAINPHIPEYITKAPWYADTGKPSLAHQRIGKIDGPALKMDEWYDRDLNKKGGFQAKKYRKGACENCGAMTHKKQDCLERPRKKGAKFTNKDIKADEIVQTFNSDYDSKRDRWNGYDPSTYKNIVDEYESIELARKKFREEEIDNQDSNADLSTAKKLAKKEKEATTKDDDDFGSSDEDEDDEDKYAEAADQIGQKLDTKTRITVRNLRIREDTAKYLHNLDADSAYYDPKTRSMRDAPIQGMAPEDMKFAGDNFQRYSGDATNIQKLQMFAWQSAQRGHDVHVLANPTAGELLHKEFKEKKEVLKDTNKSSILARYGGEEHLERLPRELLNGQTEDYVEYSRSGQVVKGRERAIPRSKYDEDVYLNNHTAVWGSYYDISNGIWGFACCHSTTSGSYCTGEAGKTANQTSDIKSLLESSERIKEIEEKGEKERKSLTEQHLESQAKGKGKEKEKDIERDVPKYGNRPDDLLNEDKVDLNKDKLKKALEQEKKRKQLNEQEAWEQNKKSKTDVTQEEMEAYRLSRSGYDDPMANYKDTGDY from the exons ATGTCCACAAGTA CTGCCCTACAAGGCGGTAAGATGTCTAGGGAGGAGTTTCGACGACAGAAGGATCTTGAAGCGGCAAGAAAAGCAGGTACAGCACCTGCAGcggttgatgaagaaggaaatgcTATAAATCCACATATACCTGAATATATCACAAAAGCACCATGGTATGCAGATACAGGAAAACCATCTTTAGCACATCAACGTATAGGTAAAATTGATGGACCTGCGTTGAAAATGGATGAATGGTATGATAGAGATTTGAATAAAAAAGGAGGatttcaagctaaaaaataTCGTAAAGGTGCATGTGAAAATTGTGGTGCAATGACACATAAAAAACAAGATTGTTTAGAAAGACCACGAAAAAAAGGTGCAAAATTTACtaataaagatataaaagcagatgaaataGTTCAAACTTTTAATAGTGATTATGATTCAAAAAGAGATAGATGGAATGGATATGATCCATCAACATATAaaaatattgttgatgaatatgaatcaattgaattagcaAGAAAAAAatttagagaagaagaaattgataatcaagattCAAACGCTGATTTATCTACAGCTaaaaaattagctaaaaaggagaaagaagcAACAAccaaagatgatgatgatttcggttcaagtgatgaagatgaagacgatgaagacaaatatgctgaagctgcagaTCAAATTGGTCAAAAGTTAGATACAAAAACTAGAATTACAGTTAGAAATTTACGTATAAGGGAAGATACAGCAAAATATTTACATAATTTAGATGCTGATTCAGCTTATTATGATCCAAAAACTAGATCAATGAGAGATGCTCCTATTCAAGGTATGGCACCTGAAGAT atgaaatttgCAGGTGACAATTTCCAGAGGTATTCGGGTGATGCGACGAATATACAGAAATTGCAAATGTTCGCTTGGCAATCTGCTCAACGTGGACATGATGTACATGTACTTGCTAATCCAACTGCAGGAGAATTGCTTCATAAAGAAttcaaagagaagaaagaagtacTTAAAGATACAAACAAGAGTTCCATCTTGGCAAGGTATGGTGGTGAAGAACATTTGGAAAGATTACCTAGAGAATTATTGAATGGTCAGACGGAAGATT ATGTCGAGTATTCCAGATCTGGTCAAGTTGTCAAAGGTAGAGAAAGAGCTATACCTAGAtctaaatatgatgaagatg TGTACCTTAACAACCATACAGCAGTTTGGGGATCATATTATGATATATCAAATGGTATATGGGGATTTGCATGTTGTCATTCAACTACATCAGGATCATATTGTACTGGTGAAGCAGGTAAGACTGCCAATCAAACTAGTGATATAAAATCTTTATTAGAATCATCTGAAAGGAtaaaagagattgaagaaaaaggtgaaaaagaaagaaaatcattaACTGAACAACATCTTGAATCGCAAGcgaaaggtaaaggtaaagaaaaggagaaagatataGAAAGAGATGTACCGAAATATGGAAATAGACCAGATGATCtattaaatgaagataaagtgGATttaaataaagataaattaaagAAAGCTTtggaacaagaaaagaaaaggaaacaaCTCAACGAACAAGAAGCTTGGGAACAGAATAAGAAATCCAAGACGGATGTTacacaagaagaaatgg AGGCATACAGATTATCGAGATCAGGTTATGATGATCCAATGGCGAACTATAAAGATACAGGGGATTATTAG